DNA sequence from the Bacillus pumilus genome:
CGACAAGTCCAATGCGGTCACTTTGATGGATGGCAAGTTCCTCAATATCAAATAACAATCGATCTTTTCGAAACACCTTTAACTGATTGGCTTTTACTAACATCCAACCCTCTCCTTTCGTATCAGGAGACATGAAAAAGCCTCCCATTCTCAGAATAGGAGGCAAAATGGTGTACAAAAATAAGCGGATCAATTCCAGATGACGTGCCGTTCCTATCTGAACACACACATCCCCCGTATCAATCTTCTCATTCTTTGATTCCCAAGCTGTACCATCCTATTCCGAAGCTAAAAAATGAAAACGCAGCAAACATGGCAAACCAATCGTTTGCTCACTGCCTTCGTTTTTTCATTTTGCTTACAGGTCATAGGATTAGTACTTCATTGCATTGGGTCACCCTTCCGTCGTTTGTTACGTTTACAATAAAAGATTGGTTATTTTTTGTCAAGCTGAAATGGTACAGGTGAGTCCATTCATTTCAGCGTAATAGAAAACCTTTGAAGTCTTGGAAGGACTGGTACCGAAGCAGAGCGAATTCCACTTTCACGCACGTCAGACACCAAATACGAGGGTTTGCCTACACGCTGACAGACTCATGATTGAGTCTGTTTCGTCTGCATCCATTGATCAATCGTCCGCAATGCTTTATCTGTTCCACCTGCTGTTTGGAAGCTTTCTTCAATTTTTTCGATTCCAGCACGGTATGTGTTACTTCCCAGAACAGATTCCACGGTTTCTCTTAGCTGCTTTGCTGTCAGTTGGTCTTTATCAAGTGCACGGGCAGCAGATAGCTCGGTCAGTCTTTGTGCGACCATCGGCTGATCTTTGTCGACCGGAATGACAACCATCGGAACGTGATAATGAATGCCTTCATTGACACTGTTCATTCCGCCATGCGTCACAAACACATCTGTCAGATCAAGCACTTCAAGCTGCGGCACATAAGGCTCGATCAGAAAATGAGAAGGTGCTTCTTTCAAGAGAGACCGATCCACTTTTTCACCTGTTGCGAGCACCACTTTTCCATCAAAGTCGGCAAAGGCATCTATACACATATTAAAAAATGCCTCTGTATCCCCAAGAACGGTGCCCATCGAAATAAAGACGACTTTATCTTGCTCAAGTGCTTCCAGCGGGAAATCATGCTGATCTGCCCTTTTTAGAAAGCTCGGTCCAATGAAAACAAATGAATCGTTCACTGCATCGACAGACGGCTGAAAATACTCACTTGTATACACGATATTCAGTTCTCCGCGATTTTTCATGAATTGCATCAAACGCGTTGGCTGAACGCCAAAACGCTCTTGTATGCTTTCTAACAGATGATCGGCTTTCTCATCTTTTCTGTATAGCGGTGTATCAAAATGCGCCTCTTGCAGCACAAAGGATGGGTTTGAACCGATCCCTGGAATTTGTAAATAATCTCGAACAAGCTCCCCTGCCCCAAACATATCAAAATAGACAAAATCAAATGAATGCTGCTGAGAAAGTATTTCCACCACCTCTAAAATATCAAATGATGTTTGCAGCATGGCATGAAAGAATGGCTGCATGGAATCGAGATTTCCTTCATCCACGTGTAATGTCCGAATATAGTCTGGATGTTTATGTACGTGAGCGCCTAAGCGTTTGATTCGTTCCTCATAATGTACAGTTGTGACCGCATGCACTTCATCTCCACGATCCGCCCAAGCTTTGATGATCCCTAACATAGGATTCACATGCCCTTCAGCGGGAAATGTAATCAATAAAATCTTTGCCACAAGAAATCCCTCCTCATTGTCAATTCTCTTCCATGTTAATCATATACAGCCAGCGGGCTCAACAAATACGCCTGTAAAGGGAAGAAATGAGTCTTATGGCTAGTAATTTTAAGAAGATATCAAAAAAAGACAAAGCCCCCTGTTCAGTGGTTTGTCTTTTTTCTATTATTTTTTGAGCAGCATTTGTTTAAACGCAGCAGACTGTTTTTCAATTGAGATCGGATCAGCATAGATAAATTCATTGATTGAAGTTGAAGAACATTATTCAAACATTAAAATTTTGGGGTCTTTATTGTAACAGTGAACAAGCATAGCATGTAATTGTCCCCTATGATGATAAACATGTGCTAATATCTCTAACAACCATTCATACCTTGTATATGTCACACCCCAATATGAAGTGGTACGAGACAGTAGTTCTGTGTCCGATAATTTCATATAATTATTTTTTAATGAATGAAAATTAGTCATTAAGCCATTTTCTATCGACTTTAAAGTTTTATATGATACATTAGCATAAAAATTTTCCATCTCTTCTTGGGTAGCCTCATTAGCAATACGCCAGTCAGCTTCACAAATGATCGCAATGTGTTCCAGCAACTCTCCGATAGACTGCTTATGAGGTGTTGGTCTTTTTTGTAAATCATCTTCTTCTAATTGACTTACTATTTTTATTAATGTTTTAACAGCTACTTCAATTTGATGTAAAACACTTTCACAATTCATGAGTGCCTCCTTATTAAAGGATTCTGCCCTTTTAGTTGAACAAGCTTTGAGAATATTGTTGATTCAATGATTTTATACTCCAATTATAGATTAACTTTACTTAATTGCTATCATAAAGAAAATTTGTCTTTTTAACAATTTCAATCTGTGCTTTTTGATACAAAATGAACTACTTCACTTAAACGATGATAAATAGTGAAGCTCCTCTCAATTTACTCACACAATAACACTCATAAAAAACAAAAAACCCTTTATTTCAAAGGGTTTTCAGGTTCTTTCACAAATGATCAATCGGATACTATAGACGCGCTCGGAGGGATTCGAACCCCCGGCAGACGTGGTACCGGAAACCACCGCTCTATCCGACTGAGCTACGAGCGCACGATATGTTTTTGAACGTCAGCATATCAAATTATAAGGGAAATGCTGCAAGAAAGCAATAATATTCTGATGACTTCAAAGAAGCCTGCACCGAAAAGATGCAGACATATCAATTTATGCACTTTTAACAGACGCAATAATTTTTCGTTCTATGTTTTCATTTACTTCATCCACTGTTTTGACAAGACAAATGATCCCATCAATAAATGGCCAAATGAAAAATGTCAACCATCCTAGTAGAAGCATGGTCACTGCATAACCTTTTTTTTCATCAAGATAAAAACGATGAATAGCAATAGCTCCAAGGAACCACCACAAAATAAATACAACTAATTTCGACTTTTTTTTGGCTTGAAGTTCGGTTGATACAACAATACGCTGTTGATCAGTCAAACTACTTTTCTCCAAAAGATTATCCACTATTCTTCCTTCTTTCCGACTATATATAATAATAACATAGGTAATATTACCTCATAACAGAAAGTTTTACCATATTTTTTTAAAACTTTTCCATGGTTTAAGAAAAATAAATTTTGGGAAAAATAACATGTGGCTGTCGAATTTTTTGATTGCGTTTTGTTTGACCTTTATTGACCAAAAATGTATCATTGAATTACATACTTACCTAAAAGGTGAAGGAGGAACATTATGAATTTAATACCTACAGTCATTGAACAAACAAATCGTGGGGAAAGAGCTTACGACATTTATTCTCGTCTTTTAAAAGACCGTATTATCATGCTTGGTTCTGCGATCGATGACAATGTTGCCAACTCCATCGTGTCCCAGCTGCTTTTCTTAGAAGCTGAAGATCCAGAAAAAGATATTTCTATCTACATTAACAGCCCTGGCGGTTCAATCACAGCTGGTATGGCCATTTACGATACGATGCAATTTATTAAACCAAAGGTATCAACCATTTGTATTGGTATGGCTGCATCTATGGGTGCGTTCCTGCTTGCTGCTGGTGAAAAAGGTAAGCGTTATGCTCTTCCAAACAGTGAAGTCATGATTCACCAACCACTAGGTGGTGCCCAAGGTCAAGCAACAGAAATTGAAATTGCGGCAAAACGAATCCTTTCTTTACGCGATAAACTGAACCAAGTACTTGCTGAACGCACTGGTCAGCCAATCGAAGTGATTGAGCGCGATACAGATCGTGACAACTTCAAAACAGCGGAAGAAGCACTTCAATACGGACTCATTGACAAAGTCTTGACCCGTAATGCAGAAGAACAAAAATAATATGACAAAACAAACCGTCTGCTCCTCGAACAGACGGTTTTTTGTGGTTGAAATACGCTTTAAGACAGCTCCGTCCATTTCTGCTGAAGAGATGGTGTTTGATAAGAAGCCATCTGCGTGATTAATTCCTCCGGTTCGCTGGAGGCATGTAACAATTGGAGGTGTGATTCATTCGAGAAACCTTCCTGTACACTAAACTTCACCATGTCAATGAGCGGATTGAAATAGTCATTCACTTGATACAAGCCGATTGGCTTTTGGTGAATGCCGATTTGTGCCCAGCATAGCACCTCAAATAATTCTTCATATGTACCAAAGCCGCCTGGCATCGCAATAAATCCATCAGCCAGCTCACTCATTTTCGCTTTTCGTTCATGCATTCCTGTTACCTCGATTAATTCTGTCAGCTCTTGATGTACAACTTCTCCTCTAAAAAGCCCCTTAGGCATAACTCCAATGACTTGCCCGCCATGTCTTAAGACCTCATCTGCAATGGCACCCATCAATCCAATTCGTGAACCGCCGTATACAAGACGGATGTCATGCTCTGCCATATAAGTCCCCAGCTCTACAGCCTTTTCTTTGTACACGTCCTTCACGCCTGGATTCGAACCAGCAAACACACAAATCGTTTTCATCAAAACAGCTCCATCTCTCTCTATGATTTCTTCACCCACTCATTCTACTATAATTGTTTTTAAAAAAACAGCCGCTTCATCTATATATAGTGTAAAATCAAAAGGTGCACACCATATAAGGAGCTGTATAAAGAGAATGCAAACAAATGAGATGGAGAAATGGATCAAGGATTTTTACAAAAAGAGAAATTGGACAGAATACGGACCGTTTATCCGGTTAGGGTTCCTGATGGAAGAAACAGGAGAACTCGCTCGCGCTGTTAGAGCCATCGAGATCGGACGTGACCGGCCTGACGAGCAAAAACAAAAATCATCTGAGTTGAAGAAAGAACTCGTTGAAGAAATGGGAGATGTGTTAGCGAATCTACTTATTTTAGCCGATCTCTATGATGTCACAGTAGAAGAGATTTTCTCCTCTCATCAACAGAAACTCACAAAGCGTTTTTCAGAACTGAAAAGCACGTGACCACATCGTCACGTGCTTTTTTCCACCTTTATAGCTGCTGTGGTGAGATATCATCTGTTCGTTCAAAAAAATACTGTTTTCCAATATGATGGAAAAGACCTGTTCGACGCAAAAGCTCTTTCGGCTGTGATTGAAGTCCGACAATCATCAGCTTACCATTATGATGCTTTAACCGATTGGAGATATTCATCAGCACCGCTTCTGCTGATGTGTCCATATAATTGACTTTATTCATGAGCAGAATGAGGGTTTTCGGCTTTGTCTGAACATGGTCAAGAATCGAATTTTCGAGTGAATCTGTTGTCCCGAAAAACAGCGGCCCTTCAATGGCGTACATACTGATGCCTTGCTGGTCTGTCTGTTTTTCTAAAGCAGCTGCTGTTTCCATCTGGGGAACCGCAACGTTTGGATGAATGCTGGTCGTCTGGCTCATTTTTTTGATGAAAGCGATAAAGGCTAAAATGAGACCTGCGGTGACGCCAATAATCAAATCACCGATGACCGTCAGCAGGAAGGTCACAACAAGTACAAGGGAATCCGCATTTTTCACTTTTACAATATTGATAAACTCTTTTTTCTCACTCATATTCCAAGCCACAAACATTAAAATCGGTGCCATCGCAGCAAGTGGAATCATCGACGCATATGGCGCAAAGAGCATTAAGATGAGCAGCACGACGACGCCATGCACAACACCTGAAATCGGGCTTGCTCCGCCATTTTTGATGTTTGTTGCCGTACGGGCAATCGCCCCAGTCGCCGGTATTCCTCCGAACAGCGGTGCCGCCATATTGGCGATCCCTTGTCCGACAAGCTCCTTGTTGCTATCATGCTTAGAGCCTTTCATATTATCAGCAACCATTGCGGACAAGATCGATTCTACTCCGCCTAAAAGCGCAATGACAATCGCTGGAGGGAGGAGGTAGATCATTTTTTCAATCGTTAATTCAGGAAAAGCAAAGCTTGGCAGCTGACGAGGAATTTCCCCATATGCCGAGCCGATCGTTTCAACTTGTCCTTGGAAAAAGAGAACAGCTAGAAACGTTGAAGCCAATAGACCTAATAGAGCACCAGGTATTTTGGGAATGTATTTTTGTGCCACCAATATCACAATAAGCCCAATAACAGCTGTGATGATGGCAAGACTGTTTGCGGTACCGAGATGGACCACAATTTCTCTCATATTGAGGAAAAAGCTTTCATGCTTTTCAACACCCTTTAATCCGAGGAAATTGGCAATCTGTCCTGAAAAAATAATGACAGCAATGCCAGCAGTAAAGCCGATGATAACCGGACGAGGAATAAATTTCATGAGCTTCCCTAGTTTGAATATCCCGAATAATACAAGCATACACCCTGCCATAAAACCGGCAATGAGTAAGTTTTCGATACCGTATTGGCTGACGATACCAAATAAAATCGGAACAAACGCCCCAGTCGGCCCGCCGATCTGATACTTTGAACCACCAAACAATGAAATCAAAATGCCGGCAACGATGACTGTGTATAATCCATATTCTGGTCCGACACCAGATGCAATGGCAAAAGCCATGCCTAAAGGAATTGCCACAACGCCCACGACAAGCCCAGCGATTAAATCACGTCTAAATTTTGATGAATCATATCCTTCAAATCTTCCATAAAAACGCATGGTATGTGTTGGCCTCCTTCAAGTATGTGTAGATGATTTAGGTATACTGCGCATCAATCTGATTATCTTTCACAACGACATCCAGCTTTCCCGTTGCTGGATGAATGACAAGTCCATGAACAGCCACATCACTTGGCATCAATGGATGCTCTTTAACCAATTTCACACTTTGGGACACACTCTCTTCAACCGAATCAAAGCCTGTCAGCCATCCCTTTAAATCAACTCCTGAGTTTTTCACAATGCTCAAACATTTCTCTTCAATGCCACGCGCTTTCGCCTTTTCAAGTAAAGGATCTGCCGCAAGACCTGCCATTCCGCATTCATGATGTCCTACAATGCATACCTCTTCTGCCTTTAGCTCATAGATTGCTAGCAGAATACTCCGCATCACACTGCCAAAAGGATGTGTTACGATGGCGCCCGCATTTTTAATGATCTTCGCATCACCGTTACGTAGCCCCATGGATTGCGGCAATAATTCCAAAAGACGTGTATCCATACAAGTTAATATGACGAGTTTCTTTTCAGGAAATTTCCCCGCTTTGTAAGGCTCATAATGTCTCTCTTGTACGAACTTTGAATTGTGCTGAAGAATCTGTTCTAATTTTGATCCCATCCTGCCATCTCCCATCTTTTTATAAGTCACGTAAGCTCCTGCCTGTCCTCCTTTTCTTTCGTGTGTTCTCAAGCATAAAGATGAAAAATGATAGAAAAAAAAGAAAAAAATGAGAAAACGATGAGAAGAAATGTGATCATTTTCTCTCATTTACGCTTCATCGCAAGGGGGACGCGGTCTTCCTTTCAATCTATCGTTCTCTACTCGCCAAAAGACGATGAAATGGTTTAGTAGAAAACGACCTTCCCGTTTAATATGTTTCAAATATAATCATTTTTCTATCAAAAAATCTCGATCTATTTTCCAGTTTGTCAGATAATCTCTCAGAAAAACCGGCTTTTTCATATATCACAACTCCCATTAGCTGATTTTCATCTAAGTAAAAAATGAATCAGATGGCATATGAATACCCTTTTTCACTAAGAAAATGTCTCTCTTTTCCGTTATTTTAGTATATTAAATATTGAGCAGATAACCTTCAAACGTGTTCAGCCGAAATGGTTGCTTTATAATAAAAGGAGCAAGATGATCATGTGAAAGGAGCGAGTTGACAATGAAACCACACATTTTTGTCGCCAAACCATTACCTGCTTCATTTGAGGAAATACTAAAGGAACATTGTACATACGAGGTTTGGCAATCCAAGGACCCCATTCCAAAAGATATTTTGTTTCAAAAATTGCAGCATGCTGATGGTCTTTTAACGTCTGGAACGAAAATCGATCAAGAGCTATTAGATCACGC
Encoded proteins:
- a CDS encoding macrolide family glycosyltransferase translates to MAKILLITFPAEGHVNPMLGIIKAWADRGDEVHAVTTVHYEERIKRLGAHVHKHPDYIRTLHVDEGNLDSMQPFFHAMLQTSFDILEVVEILSQQHSFDFVYFDMFGAGELVRDYLQIPGIGSNPSFVLQEAHFDTPLYRKDEKADHLLESIQERFGVQPTRLMQFMKNRGELNIVYTSEYFQPSVDAVNDSFVFIGPSFLKRADQHDFPLEALEQDKVVFISMGTVLGDTEAFFNMCIDAFADFDGKVVLATGEKVDRSLLKEAPSHFLIEPYVPQLEVLDLTDVFVTHGGMNSVNEGIHYHVPMVVIPVDKDQPMVAQRLTELSAARALDKDQLTAKQLRETVESVLGSNTYRAGIEKIEESFQTAGGTDKALRTIDQWMQTKQTQS
- a CDS encoding DinB family protein, whose amino-acid sequence is MNCESVLHQIEVAVKTLIKIVSQLEEDDLQKRPTPHKQSIGELLEHIAIICEADWRIANEATQEEMENFYANVSYKTLKSIENGLMTNFHSLKNNYMKLSDTELLSRTTSYWGVTYTRYEWLLEILAHVYHHRGQLHAMLVHCYNKDPKILMFE
- a CDS encoding TM2 domain-containing protein yields the protein MDNLLEKSSLTDQQRIVVSTELQAKKKSKLVVFILWWFLGAIAIHRFYLDEKKGYAVTMLLLGWLTFFIWPFIDGIICLVKTVDEVNENIERKIIASVKSA
- the clpP gene encoding ATP-dependent Clp endopeptidase proteolytic subunit ClpP, with protein sequence MNLIPTVIEQTNRGERAYDIYSRLLKDRIIMLGSAIDDNVANSIVSQLLFLEAEDPEKDISIYINSPGGSITAGMAIYDTMQFIKPKVSTICIGMAASMGAFLLAAGEKGKRYALPNSEVMIHQPLGGAQGQATEIEIAAKRILSLRDKLNQVLAERTGQPIEVIERDTDRDNFKTAEEALQYGLIDKVLTRNAEEQK
- a CDS encoding TIGR00730 family Rossman fold protein: MKTICVFAGSNPGVKDVYKEKAVELGTYMAEHDIRLVYGGSRIGLMGAIADEVLRHGGQVIGVMPKGLFRGEVVHQELTELIEVTGMHERKAKMSELADGFIAMPGGFGTYEELFEVLCWAQIGIHQKPIGLYQVNDYFNPLIDMVKFSVQEGFSNESHLQLLHASSEPEELITQMASYQTPSLQQKWTELS
- a CDS encoding MazG nucleotide pyrophosphohydrolase domain-containing protein; protein product: MQTNEMEKWIKDFYKKRNWTEYGPFIRLGFLMEETGELARAVRAIEIGRDRPDEQKQKSSELKKELVEEMGDVLANLLILADLYDVTVEEIFSSHQQKLTKRFSELKST
- a CDS encoding SulP family inorganic anion transporter, producing the protein MRFYGRFEGYDSSKFRRDLIAGLVVGVVAIPLGMAFAIASGVGPEYGLYTVIVAGILISLFGGSKYQIGGPTGAFVPILFGIVSQYGIENLLIAGFMAGCMLVLFGIFKLGKLMKFIPRPVIIGFTAGIAVIIFSGQIANFLGLKGVEKHESFFLNMREIVVHLGTANSLAIITAVIGLIVILVAQKYIPKIPGALLGLLASTFLAVLFFQGQVETIGSAYGEIPRQLPSFAFPELTIEKMIYLLPPAIVIALLGGVESILSAMVADNMKGSKHDSNKELVGQGIANMAAPLFGGIPATGAIARTATNIKNGGASPISGVVHGVVVLLILMLFAPYASMIPLAAMAPILMFVAWNMSEKKEFINIVKVKNADSLVLVVTFLLTVIGDLIIGVTAGLILAFIAFIKKMSQTTSIHPNVAVPQMETAAALEKQTDQQGISMYAIEGPLFFGTTDSLENSILDHVQTKPKTLILLMNKVNYMDTSAEAVLMNISNRLKHHNGKLMIVGLQSQPKELLRRTGLFHHIGKQYFFERTDDISPQQL
- a CDS encoding beta-class carbonic anhydrase, whose amino-acid sequence is MGSKLEQILQHNSKFVQERHYEPYKAGKFPEKKLVILTCMDTRLLELLPQSMGLRNGDAKIIKNAGAIVTHPFGSVMRSILLAIYELKAEEVCIVGHHECGMAGLAADPLLEKAKARGIEEKCLSIVKNSGVDLKGWLTGFDSVEESVSQSVKLVKEHPLMPSDVAVHGLVIHPATGKLDVVVKDNQIDAQYT